One region of Citrus sinensis cultivar Valencia sweet orange chromosome 6, DVS_A1.0, whole genome shotgun sequence genomic DNA includes:
- the LOC102619814 gene encoding uncharacterized protein LOC102619814 isoform X1 — protein sequence MATPDIMEREQDFLLSPPLLDPSKAGEGAKSRGMSIEKKIEFLESLTGNVSNRRSRRWLNDRLLMELVPRLDANEIRGLFAPPPWGDKVPPSPFCMTNYGEWDKFRNIDMDKEWPIERFKDSHVCVKEYQGSRLIKAKVIIKRSLWQRPNG from the exons atGGCGACTCCGGACATTATGGAGAGAGAGCAAGACTTCCTTCTTTCGCCTCCTCTCCTTGATCCCAGCAaag CAGGAGAGGGTGCGAAGTCACGTGGGATGTCGATCGAAAAGAAAATCGAATTTCTAGAGAGCTTAACCGGAAAT GTTAGCAATCGACGGTCTCGAAGGTGGTTAAATGATCGTTTGTTGATGGAACTTGTTCCACGGTTAGATGCCAATGAAATTAGAGGCTTGTTTGCTCCACCACCTTGGG GTGACAAAGTGCCGCCATCACCATTTTGTATGACTAACTATGGAGAGTGGGACAAATTCAGGAATATAGACATGGATAAAGAG TGGCCGATCGAACGCTTCAAAGATAGCCACGTTTGTGTTAAAGAATACCAGGGAAGTCGGTTAATAAAAG CTAAGGTGATAATCAAAAGAAGCCTCTGGCAAAGGCCAAATGGATGA
- the LOC102609771 gene encoding uncharacterized protein LOC102609771, with protein MEGQSDQQKFQWLMSSKFDGNANDESHGLGYDLNQPFVAEAGWDGNQHNSLPLPQWPYSWKAPRSYIDLIAESSTFLENAIGADMLECITSPVGGAHSVYGGPEIQRELLFNNLGNPCGHTPPYGVSEIQKELLFNNLGNACGHAPAYPFFDLDASKVRFQNPYDVVESQNSNFMFFPQQILSQVDANISHQNQTLWRQEPYEECNVSQLYPRVTVAPSIYLSKQRSRVASASYRASRIPLSAIAEANVSTPILNGPTNMTRRAERIRASQELLPHSVEGGHAAVVDDTIDYIKFLQSRVKEPSQSGFECQPTSDPFVFLEGYGHYILNEQNTNEPFEEMVAELPKMNPSAARQLLESSGLYLI; from the exons ATGGAAGGACAAAGTGATCAGCAAAAATTTCAGTGGTTGATGtcatcaaaatttgatgggaaTGCCAATGATGAGTCTCATGGACTTGGATATGATCTAAACCAACCCTTTGTTGCGGAAGCTGGATGGGATGGGAACCAGCATAATTCTCTGCCTTTACCTCAGTGGCCATACAGCTGGAAAGCTCCTCGCAGCTACATTGATTTGATTGCAGAAAGTTCCACATTTCTTGAAAATGCTATTGGTGCAGATATGTTAGAGTGTATTACTTCACCTGTTGGTGGCGCTCACTCTGTTTATGGAGGCCCTGAAATCCAAAGAGAACTATTGTTCAACAATCTTGGGAACCCTTGCGGTCATACACCTCCTTATGGAGTCTCTGAAATCCAGAAAGAACTATTGTTCAACAATCTTGGAAATGCCTGTGGTCATGCACCTGCTTATCCATTCTTCGACTTGGATGCTTCAAAG GTAAGATTTCAAAACCCATATGATGTTGTGGAATCACAAAACAGCAACTTTATGTTCTTCCCACAGCAGATTCTTTCTCAG GTAGATGCCAATATCTCGCACCAGAATCAAACTTTATGGAGACAAGAACCATATGAAGAATGTAATGTGTCTCAACTTTATCCCAGGGTAACAGTTGCTCCATCTATTTACCTTTCCAAACAACGATCCAGGGTAGCCAGTGCATCTTATCGTGCAAGTAGAATACCCTTATCAGCCATTGCAGAAGCTAATGTATCAACCCCTATACTCAACGGACCAACAAATATG ACACGAAGAGCTGAAAGAATCAGAGCATCGCAAGAACTGCTTCCTCATTCTGTAGAG GGTGGTCATGCAGCTGTGGTGGATGATACCATTGACTACATCAAGTTTCTACAGTCACGAGTGAAG GAACCAAGTCAAAGCGGATTTGAATGCCAACCAACTTCAGATCCTTTCGTTTTCCTCGAG GGATATGGCCACTACATTCTCAATGAACAGAATACAAATGAACCATTTGAAGAGATGGTGGCAGAATTGCCAAAGATGAATCCTTCAGCAGCACGTCAGTTGTTGGAGAGCAGCGGCCTATACCTGATCTGA
- the LOC102619814 gene encoding uncharacterized protein LOC102619814 isoform X2 → MATPDIMEREQDFLLSPPLLDPSKGEGAKSRGMSIEKKIEFLESLTGNVSNRRSRRWLNDRLLMELVPRLDANEIRGLFAPPPWGDKVPPSPFCMTNYGEWDKFRNIDMDKEWPIERFKDSHVCVKEYQGSRLIKAKVIIKRSLWQRPNG, encoded by the exons atGGCGACTCCGGACATTATGGAGAGAGAGCAAGACTTCCTTCTTTCGCCTCCTCTCCTTGATCCCAGCAaag GAGAGGGTGCGAAGTCACGTGGGATGTCGATCGAAAAGAAAATCGAATTTCTAGAGAGCTTAACCGGAAAT GTTAGCAATCGACGGTCTCGAAGGTGGTTAAATGATCGTTTGTTGATGGAACTTGTTCCACGGTTAGATGCCAATGAAATTAGAGGCTTGTTTGCTCCACCACCTTGGG GTGACAAAGTGCCGCCATCACCATTTTGTATGACTAACTATGGAGAGTGGGACAAATTCAGGAATATAGACATGGATAAAGAG TGGCCGATCGAACGCTTCAAAGATAGCCACGTTTGTGTTAAAGAATACCAGGGAAGTCGGTTAATAAAAG CTAAGGTGATAATCAAAAGAAGCCTCTGGCAAAGGCCAAATGGATGA